A part of Leptospira wolffii serovar Khorat str. Khorat-H2 genomic DNA contains:
- a CDS encoding RHS repeat-associated core domain-containing protein, producing the protein MKNLRVLEQNPIYRSIIPYYSHKRVGKFIIFLLIFSQFSFEPLSWIKSIFSSSNANPISQPFPAIQVDSSGKGNAEISIELPPGAGGIIPSLSIVHTTDASRGIVGEAWELSGWDWIQRNPGDKIAFSSSDSFLSSLGGNLVSAGNGTFRTYNESFMLYNSSGDCSTSCTWAAVDKGGLKYTFGGNAGSILRTGTVPRFWALSKVEDSWGNSYEIQYLTTGGVLYPWKYTYGNREVELIYTSRSGSIGSVFSSGNQEIWSQVIHKIRIRTNGNLIREYRFNYENGAYGRSRLSSLERSEYSSQWGDEDYLPLSFGYTDNTANSSFQNLADYNLDSVILKANIRVPLYDKTACIEGAYWCFVAGQACPSIDMGGGPCIATKNSAIISCNAYTLNWFDSCNGGQSVATFLGTWADLNSDGKLDLQYLSGDMGVGIYPSSYIKGISGFSSYISDINIGNFQYNTMNTLAFGDANGDARGDILISSASVLVGITSNGTLNKFFTTYSNVSIPAPAPVPLTDLPIQYQKSYSFDLNRDSRSDYLWVVDDSTIGYTLSQGTSFADPVFVPLSGATSSDGTFLDLEGDGIPEFIYFSGSNLVIQSFDSTLTSFTQTVQVLPVVGQDAVSYSDAPVYAGRWWGDINGDHLPDLVAYDSGFLYVYRNEYGKLATSPQAVNIGVIDLSVQSGQNKYFGIGDLNGDGFGDFVWANGSRANVYFSTGSTLSGSPSAGIDITGEVQLVDVNSDRKTDLVVMDIGGNAVVGNLRVYTLGVGLPGNLLASVSDNQFKSSTITYSWKTDLSGTISTSAGSYPNVPNANNEVIIKQISNDLGNGISESLTYSYTNSRMNLGTPLNRISYGFRTIAETNSRTLEKTEIDFFQTNRLYAGMMEARRSYIGTVSGTNTVYSLVKNETQTVETGTFAGRSYPRIQSSTQKEYIGGTMVGNVSISLNYDSCGNVSTATEINGAYTTVTTGTYVCDTNNWILNRQTAKTVVRNGTILEKTQIAFSDFKPVSKTEFSGTSAAKTQTYDYDSYGNQVLVTDSRGNQTVIEYDPVVPVFAISITNASGLRILKEYDTDRGLLTQETAPNGGITKKYYDEFGRLIQTDFPGEADWSEKLSYGITSGEQTSYVKRRIRDDENGEAATIETYTPQGWLVRRSATTLLDRWATSVKTYSAVGKLLTESNEYVEGVVSPVYTTYEYDGPEGQLSRINFPDGTTRNINYSGKTITTQIKNGSTVLLEESLTKDELNQDISKTSNGSTIQYAYDNGGRLWKVTDPQNGTTVITYDAAGRKSSVTDPNSGTTSYSYDSEGNLISQVDARGKGIQKTYDSANRLITSTPSDGSPATVIAYDGTTLGKGRPTQVQDAAGILNLTYDIRGNISQKVRIIDDLTLVFRYEYDSMNRVTSTTYPDGSIAHNIYSKGNHLTGVRMDVPDKGSYDHPVVSYDGPFPGAAGSFQFTRTTGNGVVSYIGYDPIYDRPTGYQTNLKNGTVSQQVSLEFDAKGNIKKINDLQNTTRTQTYDYDAQNRLVQATGKYGTEVYQYTDSGNLLKKGEYTYNYGNSSHVHAVTSVNSANTGTINFSYDAAGNMISRNGESLVYDANGKLVTHTLNGGDELSMVYDFVGNRIKKSRSTDLSVIYSPDPLYEVLRRPGYADQHTLYLRGAKGELVAQFARTDANLISTISTQAQPGIADISFWKEWNGKAESALKNFILGYIYNSHGKFSDGFLAFIWTFVIVLGCALAFSKQTESLFPAWTRLVSAPMIILFSFSFSVGCLDELMNNDGSGTAPWDLLPLAIPGNTPSVDSPPGNGGTTEGGTISGTPVPGMVFFHPDHMGSITMATNGEGNALSGGDMPGASHISYRPYGEIDRTDSSGPDVFRYKYTSQIEDRDSGLYYYNARYYDPTIARFLQADAAIFPNRTQGFNRYMYTEGNPVRYGDASGNNISTPLAWAIVGYYAAPQFGMTPEQGFLLGYGYGRNQVRHTSDMQRFANGVGAGISRAFYSPPPGSRGGWRAVLHSIDHSWRDHYRRVDHGFRTAARGVDQSLRRIGEAFMQALGKRHKDAKAAGEFYGQASFGYVGGKIWESYELTPELLGYVGLAEFAPVIVGIGLAYSIYNVAAFTYNYYEGYGAYEEISNAAILGMFIAYYQWGFDQNPFIRAYVCTYIKEHYREARADSC; encoded by the coding sequence GTGAAAAATTTAAGAGTTTTGGAACAAAACCCCATTTATAGGTCCATTATACCTTACTACTCGCATAAGAGAGTGGGCAAGTTTATTATTTTCTTACTCATTTTTTCACAGTTTTCCTTTGAGCCTTTAAGCTGGATAAAATCCATCTTTTCTTCCTCGAATGCAAATCCGATCTCTCAACCGTTTCCTGCTATTCAAGTCGATTCTTCCGGAAAAGGAAACGCAGAGATCTCTATCGAACTGCCTCCGGGAGCTGGGGGAATCATTCCGAGTCTTTCCATAGTTCATACTACGGATGCAAGTAGAGGGATTGTGGGAGAAGCTTGGGAATTATCCGGATGGGACTGGATCCAAAGAAATCCTGGCGATAAAATTGCATTTTCTTCCTCCGATTCTTTCTTAAGTTCACTTGGGGGAAATTTAGTTTCCGCGGGTAATGGAACGTTTAGAACATATAATGAATCTTTTATGCTCTATAATTCTTCGGGAGATTGTTCCACTTCCTGTACCTGGGCGGCGGTCGATAAAGGCGGTTTAAAGTATACATTTGGCGGAAACGCAGGTTCCATTTTACGTACCGGGACGGTCCCCAGGTTTTGGGCTTTGAGTAAAGTGGAGGATTCTTGGGGAAACTCCTATGAAATCCAATACCTAACAACCGGCGGAGTTTTGTATCCTTGGAAATATACCTATGGAAATCGAGAAGTGGAATTGATCTATACGTCTCGTTCCGGAAGCATAGGCTCGGTATTTTCTTCCGGAAACCAAGAAATATGGAGTCAAGTAATCCATAAGATTCGAATTCGCACGAATGGAAACCTAATTAGGGAATATCGTTTCAATTATGAAAATGGAGCCTATGGTAGATCCAGGCTCAGTTCTCTCGAGAGGTCCGAGTATTCTTCTCAATGGGGAGATGAGGACTATTTACCATTATCCTTCGGTTATACGGATAATACTGCAAATTCTTCCTTTCAAAATTTAGCCGATTATAATTTAGATTCTGTCATATTGAAGGCGAACATTCGAGTTCCTTTATATGATAAGACTGCATGTATAGAAGGGGCGTATTGGTGTTTTGTTGCAGGTCAGGCCTGTCCTTCGATCGATATGGGTGGGGGACCATGTATTGCGACCAAAAATTCGGCTATAATCAGTTGCAATGCCTACACTTTGAATTGGTTTGATTCTTGTAATGGGGGACAATCTGTTGCTACCTTTTTGGGGACTTGGGCGGACTTAAATTCAGACGGAAAGCTGGATTTACAATATCTATCCGGTGATATGGGCGTTGGTATTTATCCTTCTTCTTACATTAAAGGAATCAGCGGATTTTCTAGTTATATCTCCGATATCAATATTGGAAATTTTCAGTATAACACGATGAATACATTGGCATTTGGAGATGCCAACGGAGATGCTCGAGGAGATATTTTGATCTCTTCAGCTTCTGTATTGGTCGGAATTACCTCGAATGGCACATTAAATAAATTTTTTACGACCTACTCTAACGTTTCTATCCCCGCACCTGCTCCAGTTCCATTAACCGATTTGCCAATCCAATACCAAAAATCGTATAGTTTTGATTTAAATCGCGATAGTCGTTCGGATTACCTATGGGTGGTGGACGATTCTACAATCGGCTATACTCTGTCGCAAGGAACTAGCTTTGCCGATCCTGTATTCGTTCCTCTGAGTGGAGCAACTTCTTCGGATGGAACCTTTCTGGACTTAGAAGGGGACGGAATACCGGAGTTCATCTATTTTAGCGGATCTAATTTAGTGATCCAATCGTTCGATTCTACATTAACGAGTTTTACCCAAACAGTTCAGGTTCTACCGGTTGTAGGACAAGATGCGGTTTCCTATTCCGATGCACCGGTATATGCTGGCCGTTGGTGGGGAGATATAAACGGAGATCATCTCCCTGATCTCGTGGCCTATGATAGCGGCTTTCTTTATGTTTACCGGAATGAATATGGAAAACTGGCGACTTCTCCCCAAGCGGTGAATATAGGCGTAATCGATCTTAGTGTTCAATCCGGACAAAATAAATACTTCGGTATCGGCGACTTAAACGGAGACGGATTCGGGGACTTCGTTTGGGCGAACGGTTCCAGGGCGAATGTGTATTTTTCCACCGGATCCACTTTGTCCGGTTCTCCTTCTGCCGGAATCGATATCACCGGAGAAGTTCAGCTTGTCGACGTTAACTCCGACCGAAAGACAGATTTAGTCGTGATGGATATCGGGGGTAACGCGGTCGTTGGAAATTTAAGAGTCTATACGCTCGGTGTGGGCCTTCCAGGGAATCTTTTGGCCTCCGTTTCCGATAATCAATTTAAAAGTTCAACGATCACATATTCTTGGAAAACGGATTTAAGCGGGACAATCTCTACGAGTGCGGGTTCCTATCCGAATGTTCCGAATGCTAATAACGAGGTAATCATAAAGCAGATAAGTAACGACCTAGGAAACGGAATTTCCGAGTCGCTAACCTATTCCTATACAAATTCGAGAATGAATTTAGGAACGCCTCTGAATCGAATTTCTTATGGATTTAGAACTATTGCGGAGACGAATTCTCGGACCTTAGAAAAAACGGAAATAGATTTTTTCCAAACGAACCGTTTGTATGCGGGAATGATGGAGGCCAGAAGAAGCTATATCGGAACCGTATCCGGAACAAATACAGTGTATTCTCTCGTTAAGAATGAAACTCAGACCGTCGAAACGGGAACCTTTGCGGGAAGAAGTTATCCTCGTATCCAATCCTCTACACAAAAAGAATATATAGGTGGAACCATGGTAGGGAATGTATCCATCTCTTTGAATTATGATTCTTGCGGAAACGTTTCCACGGCCACGGAAATTAACGGAGCATATACCACGGTAACGACGGGGACGTATGTTTGTGATACGAATAATTGGATATTGAATCGACAGACGGCTAAAACGGTGGTTCGCAATGGGACGATTTTAGAAAAGACCCAGATCGCTTTTTCCGATTTTAAACCCGTTTCCAAGACGGAGTTTTCGGGAACGTCGGCTGCGAAAACTCAAACTTACGATTACGATTCCTACGGAAATCAAGTCCTTGTGACTGATTCGAGAGGAAACCAAACGGTAATCGAATACGATCCGGTCGTTCCTGTTTTTGCGATTTCGATTACGAATGCTTCCGGTTTGCGTATATTAAAAGAATACGATACGGATCGTGGATTATTGACCCAGGAGACGGCTCCAAACGGCGGTATTACCAAGAAGTATTACGACGAATTCGGTAGGCTTATTCAGACCGATTTTCCGGGAGAGGCCGATTGGAGCGAAAAACTTTCTTACGGAATTACATCGGGAGAACAAACTTCCTATGTAAAAAGGAGAATCCGAGACGACGAGAACGGAGAAGCTGCTACGATAGAAACATATACCCCTCAAGGTTGGCTAGTAAGACGTTCTGCGACGACTCTTCTGGATCGTTGGGCGACATCCGTAAAAACCTACTCGGCCGTCGGTAAATTATTAACCGAATCGAACGAATATGTGGAAGGAGTCGTTTCTCCCGTTTATACAACGTATGAATACGATGGTCCGGAAGGACAACTTTCTAGGATCAATTTTCCGGACGGAACGACCAGGAATATAAATTATTCAGGCAAAACGATTACGACTCAAATCAAGAACGGATCGACGGTTCTTTTGGAAGAATCGCTTACTAAAGATGAATTGAACCAAGATATCTCTAAGACAAGCAACGGTTCCACTATTCAATATGCTTATGACAACGGTGGTCGTCTCTGGAAGGTGACGGATCCCCAAAATGGAACTACTGTGATTACCTATGATGCGGCAGGGAGAAAATCTAGTGTCACAGATCCGAATTCGGGAACAACTTCCTATTCGTATGATTCGGAAGGTAATTTGATTTCTCAAGTAGATGCTCGTGGAAAAGGTATCCAGAAAACCTATGATTCCGCCAACCGACTGATAACGTCGACCCCTTCCGATGGGAGTCCCGCTACAGTGATCGCATACGATGGGACTACTTTAGGAAAAGGTAGGCCTACTCAAGTCCAGGATGCGGCCGGTATACTAAATTTAACGTATGATATTCGCGGTAATATCTCCCAGAAAGTTAGGATCATCGACGATTTGACTCTCGTTTTTAGATACGAATACGATTCTATGAATAGGGTAACTTCCACAACGTATCCGGACGGAAGTATCGCTCATAATATATACTCCAAAGGAAACCATCTCACCGGAGTCAGAATGGATGTGCCGGATAAAGGTAGTTATGACCATCCCGTTGTTTCTTACGACGGTCCGTTTCCGGGTGCCGCAGGCTCCTTTCAATTTACTAGAACGACAGGGAATGGAGTCGTGTCCTATATAGGATACGATCCAATTTATGATCGACCTACAGGATACCAGACCAATCTGAAAAATGGTACGGTATCACAGCAGGTCTCTTTGGAGTTTGATGCGAAAGGAAACATCAAGAAAATAAACGATCTCCAAAATACGACAAGGACCCAAACTTACGATTATGACGCTCAGAACCGTTTAGTCCAGGCCACAGGTAAATACGGAACCGAGGTATATCAATATACGGATAGCGGAAACCTTCTCAAAAAAGGGGAATACACATATAATTACGGAAATTCTTCTCATGTTCATGCGGTCACTTCCGTAAATAGCGCCAATACTGGAACGATCAATTTTTCATACGACGCAGCAGGGAATATGATTTCTCGCAATGGTGAAAGCCTCGTATATGATGCAAACGGGAAATTGGTTACTCATACTCTCAACGGAGGAGACGAGTTGAGTATGGTATACGATTTCGTCGGAAATCGTATTAAAAAAAGTAGGAGTACGGACCTTTCCGTAATCTATTCTCCCGATCCGCTCTATGAAGTTCTGCGTCGTCCGGGATACGCCGATCAACACACTCTCTATCTCCGAGGTGCGAAAGGGGAACTTGTCGCTCAATTTGCTAGGACGGATGCCAACCTCATATCGACTATCTCGACTCAGGCACAACCGGGGATTGCGGACATTTCCTTTTGGAAAGAATGGAACGGAAAAGCTGAATCTGCGTTAAAAAATTTTATTCTAGGTTACATTTATAACTCACACGGAAAATTCTCCGACGGGTTCTTGGCTTTTATATGGACTTTTGTGATCGTTCTCGGATGTGCATTAGCATTTTCTAAACAAACTGAATCACTTTTTCCTGCATGGACACGTCTTGTATCGGCACCTATGATTATCCTTTTTTCATTTTCCTTTAGTGTAGGTTGTTTAGATGAACTCATGAATAACGACGGATCCGGGACCGCTCCTTGGGACCTGTTGCCATTAGCCATACCTGGAAACACTCCTTCCGTCGATTCTCCCCCGGGTAACGGAGGAACAACGGAGGGCGGGACTATTTCCGGCACCCCTGTACCTGGGATGGTATTTTTTCATCCGGATCATATGGGTTCCATAACGATGGCGACGAACGGAGAAGGGAATGCCCTCTCGGGAGGCGATATGCCTGGAGCTTCTCATATCAGCTATAGGCCCTATGGTGAAATTGATCGCACGGATTCTTCGGGCCCGGACGTGTTTCGATATAAATATACTAGCCAAATAGAAGATCGAGATTCCGGTTTATATTATTATAATGCTAGATACTACGATCCTACGATCGCTAGGTTTTTGCAAGCGGACGCGGCGATATTTCCCAATCGGACTCAAGGATTCAATCGTTACATGTATACGGAAGGAAATCCTGTGCGCTATGGAGACGCTAGCGGAAATAATATCTCTACCCCTTTGGCTTGGGCGATCGTAGGCTACTATGCCGCTCCTCAGTTCGGTATGACTCCGGAACAAGGTTTCTTACTCGGATACGGGTACGGTCGAAATCAAGTCCGGCATACAAGCGACATGCAAAGGTTTGCGAATGGCGTCGGAGCAGGAATCAGCCGGGCTTTCTATTCTCCTCCTCCCGGTTCCAGAGGAGGGTGGCGTGCAGTACTTCATAGTATCGATCATTCCTGGAGAGATCATTATCGTAGGGTGGATCATGGATTCAGAACCGCAGCCAGAGGGGTAGATCAATCTCTTCGCAGAATCGGCGAAGCCTTTATGCAGGCGTTGGGTAAAAGGCATAAGGACGCAAAGGCGGCAGGCGAATTCTATGGGCAAGCAAGTTTTGGTTATGTTGGAGGTAAGATTTGGGAATCTTATGAACTAACTCCGGAGCTTCTAGGCTATGTCGGTTTAGCGGAATTTGCACCGGTGATAGTTGGCATAGGTTTAGCATATTCAATTTATAATGTCGCTGCATTTACATATAACTATTATGAAGGCTACGGCGCTTATGAAGAGATTTCTAATGCGGCTATATTAGGGATGTTTATTGCATACTACCAATGGGGCTTCGATCAAAATCCTTTTATTCGCGCCTATGTGTGTACCTACATTAAAGAACATTACCGGGAAGCAAGAGCGGATTCTTGTTGA
- a CDS encoding LA_0991 family prenyltransferase-like protein, producing the protein MRIVLEKGAWFYIHVLSLDICLGVIGSGALATSVTGAKMKPAWWILLPLSVWVIYTLDHLLDGQKSGTDSVNPRHKFHYDYRKPLIVACSVAALVCAALALLLLREIVLLGGAILAALAFLHLGIARWGRLRFGKEFSVALIYTLGVWFGPLLIVGFRSWAVPVLLLLFFLGTVLNLVMNSLMEADLDAKEGQVYLLSALSPELAKEWTLRLSLLGFLTSLLLAAGMRKFAPGVSVSSSIVIALICAVPGGILKYSDRFRDSQNYRILGEGVFILGLLPLLLNA; encoded by the coding sequence ATGCGAATCGTTTTAGAAAAAGGTGCCTGGTTCTATATTCATGTTTTAAGTTTGGATATTTGCCTAGGAGTCATCGGCTCGGGAGCGCTAGCGACGAGCGTTACCGGAGCAAAAATGAAGCCCGCTTGGTGGATCCTCCTACCTTTAAGCGTTTGGGTGATCTATACCCTGGACCATCTTCTGGACGGTCAAAAATCCGGAACGGATTCCGTGAACCCGAGACACAAATTCCACTACGACTATAGAAAGCCTCTCATAGTCGCCTGCTCAGTCGCAGCCTTGGTTTGCGCCGCTCTTGCATTATTATTACTAAGAGAAATCGTGCTACTCGGCGGAGCCATTCTGGCCGCTCTGGCCTTTTTACATTTAGGAATCGCTCGTTGGGGACGTTTGCGATTCGGCAAGGAGTTCTCGGTAGCCCTCATCTATACGTTAGGTGTATGGTTCGGCCCCTTGCTGATCGTAGGATTTAGGTCCTGGGCCGTTCCGGTTCTATTGCTCCTATTCTTCCTTGGAACCGTACTCAACTTAGTCATGAATTCCCTGATGGAGGCCGATCTAGACGCGAAAGAGGGGCAGGTTTATCTGCTGAGCGCGCTTTCTCCGGAACTCGCAAAAGAATGGACACTTCGATTATCCTTGCTAGGATTTCTGACCTCGTTACTCTTGGCAGCCGGAATGCGCAAGTTTGCGCCGGGTGTTTCCGTTTCTTCCTCTATCGTGATCGCACTCATCTGTGCCGTGCCGGGGGGGATTCTAAAATACTCGGATCGATTCCGGGATTCTCAGAACTATAGGATCCTAGGAGAAGGCGTTTTTATATTGGGACTATTACCCTTATTATTAAACGCATAG
- a CDS encoding SDR family oxidoreductase produces MGEFYTDKVVWITGASSGIGESLVKEAAKRGAKLVLSARREKELKRVQKENGLNDKNSLILVMDLENYKKFGKLPSQVIKKFGSIDVLINNGGISQRSLAHETSLETYETIMKVNYFGNIALTLAVLPFMREAKKGWISSIASVAGKIGVPLRTGYSSTKFALTGFFEALRAENAKEGIKVSLVYPGFVRTNISHNALKGDGKPQKKLDKVIENGLDPDECARIILNGIANEKLDITVAGPKEKFALFLRHYAPGIFAKVLSKASVT; encoded by the coding sequence ATGGGCGAATTCTATACGGATAAAGTGGTTTGGATTACCGGTGCCTCTTCCGGAATCGGAGAATCTCTTGTCAAGGAAGCGGCAAAACGGGGAGCAAAACTCGTGTTATCCGCAAGAAGAGAAAAGGAACTCAAACGAGTCCAAAAGGAAAACGGGCTCAACGACAAAAACAGTCTCATTCTCGTAATGGATCTGGAGAATTATAAAAAATTCGGAAAGCTCCCGTCCCAAGTAATCAAAAAATTCGGCTCCATCGACGTTCTTATCAATAACGGGGGGATCAGCCAGAGGTCCCTGGCCCACGAGACTTCCCTGGAGACGTACGAAACCATCATGAAGGTGAATTACTTCGGCAATATCGCTCTGACTCTTGCCGTTCTTCCTTTTATGAGAGAGGCCAAAAAAGGTTGGATCTCCTCTATAGCTAGCGTTGCCGGAAAAATTGGGGTCCCTCTTCGGACGGGTTATTCCTCCACTAAGTTCGCACTTACAGGCTTCTTCGAGGCTTTGAGAGCGGAGAATGCGAAAGAAGGGATCAAGGTTTCCCTGGTATATCCCGGCTTCGTTCGAACCAACATTTCGCATAACGCACTGAAAGGAGACGGCAAGCCCCAAAAGAAATTGGATAAGGTAATCGAAAACGGACTGGATCCGGACGAATGTGCAAGAATCATCCTGAACGGAATCGCAAATGAGAAGTTAGACATTACTGTAGCGGGACCTAAGGAAAAATTCGCGCTATTTCTCAGGCATTATGCTCCCGGCATTTTTGCTAAAGTTTTATCCAAGGCTTCCGTGACTTAA
- a CDS encoding mechanosensitive ion channel family protein: MNELKLILGWNWILGTVSILSGTLLGYLFGGFIVPRLVEALTKDKLDKKHPLYLALLSFVRFSFFLFGVYAALRFADLDKESKENFLLYLKVFAIILMTFSLARIGSGAFALYSSKAEGLLPSASILNNIVRILILLTGGLVALQTLGISVTPALTALGVGGLAFALGLQETLSNLFAGLGVLLGKKVRVGDYICLETGEEGRVEDINWRTTTLKKLNGSTIIIPNAKMSKTTYTNFSLQNSGIWTGFDLSVPLGTDTERLSSLLLETAKTSLERYYGKNQTPKGDPEILFKSIGSSNIDLSVNVRILHITDSNKIRSLFIKFLHSRFQSEDIRVTASSSPKTKGEEGE, from the coding sequence ATGAACGAGCTGAAATTGATACTAGGTTGGAACTGGATCCTAGGAACCGTGTCCATTCTTTCCGGAACGCTCTTAGGCTATTTATTCGGTGGTTTCATCGTTCCCAGGCTTGTAGAGGCTCTCACCAAGGATAAACTGGACAAGAAGCATCCTCTCTACCTGGCACTTCTTTCCTTTGTGCGGTTTTCCTTCTTTCTATTCGGAGTTTATGCCGCATTGCGTTTCGCGGATCTGGATAAGGAATCCAAGGAAAACTTCCTACTCTACCTGAAAGTATTCGCGATCATCTTGATGACTTTCTCCCTGGCAAGAATCGGCTCCGGAGCATTCGCTTTATATTCCTCTAAGGCGGAAGGATTACTTCCTTCAGCATCCATTCTGAATAATATCGTCCGAATTCTCATCCTATTGACCGGCGGGTTAGTGGCGTTGCAGACTCTCGGAATCTCGGTGACTCCCGCCTTGACGGCATTGGGGGTGGGAGGTCTCGCTTTTGCCTTAGGATTACAGGAGACTTTATCGAATTTATTTGCGGGTTTGGGAGTTCTTTTAGGGAAAAAGGTAAGAGTAGGCGATTACATTTGTTTAGAAACAGGAGAGGAAGGTAGAGTGGAAGACATCAATTGGAGAACCACCACTCTAAAGAAATTAAACGGAAGCACGATCATTATACCGAACGCGAAGATGTCCAAAACCACTTACACGAATTTCAGTCTGCAGAATTCCGGCATATGGACCGGTTTCGATTTGAGCGTGCCCTTGGGAACGGATACCGAAAGATTATCCAGCTTATTGCTCGAGACCGCAAAGACCTCGTTGGAACGGTATTATGGAAAGAACCAGACGCCGAAGGGAGATCCGGAGATTCTTTTCAAGTCGATAGGTTCGTCTAACATCGATTTATCGGTAAACGTAAGAATTCTTCATATTACGGACTCGAACAAGATCCGTTCCCTCTTCATAAAATTCTTGCACTCCCGCTTCCAATCCGAAGATATTCGTGTAACCGCCTCATCTTCGCCCAAAACCAAAGGAGAGGAAGGCGAGTAA